The nucleotide sequence TTGCACCCGGCGGGCCAGCCGGCACGCCAGCTCCCGCGTCTGCTCCGGGCTATGGGTCTGGACGGTCAAGCGATCGGTCACAAGCCCCCCTGCTACCTGATGAGGTCCGACAGGTTGAACGGACGAATCCGCACGGCGATGATCGTCACGGCGACGGCGGCGGCGAACAGCGTGTGCGGCCAGGTGCGGCGCTTGAGGGCCAGGGACATCTCAGCCTTCCCGGACGCCCCGCCGTTGGGCTGTCGCTTTGCGCCTTCGAGTTTGCGATAGCACAGGGCCAGCCGCCCGGCGACGCTCGTCCACGGCAGAACCGCCAGGATCAGCACCATGGTCGCCACGTGGCCCAGGAAGCAGCCCAGCATCACCGCCACCAGCCGTTCGCCTCGTTGCCAGAAACCGACCGAGCAATCGTCGAGTTCCTTCTCCGCCCGGGCCTTGATGTAGCTGATCAGAACGGCGTTGGTCATCGCCAGCAGGGCCAGAACCTGGAACGTCACGTTCTCCACCCGGCCGAACGCGATGGCGATCGCCCCGAAGATCGCAATGTCCGAGACACGGTCCATCGTGCTGTCGAGAATCCCGCCGAAGGCCGTCTTGAGATTGCCCACCCGGGCCACCGCCCCGTCCAGCATGTCCATCGCGCACGCGCCGAACAGCCACAGCCCAGCCCAGAACGGAGCGGGCGGCCGGACCTGGTCCCACGTCTGATCGGCCCCTGCCGCCAATTGCCACGCCGCTCCAAGCGTCAGCAGCATTCCCAGAACGGTCAGAACGTTCGGCGAGACGCCGAGACGCACAAGGATCCGGGCCAGAGAATCCCTCGCCGTCGCGATCGGATCGGCAAAGACTCTAGCCGCCAGATGCCGGCTGCGTGGTTGTATTGCGCTGGTTCCCATCTTGTTGCACCCGGTCCCTCGGCAGAATGCCGATCAGCTTGAACAGGTAATTCGTCTGCCCCACGTGCACCGACAGCTTCGCCGCCATACCCGCGGTCAGCCGGACGTGCGGCGGAATCTCGGTGAGCCGCGCCTTGACCAGGATCGTCCCGTCGCCGCTGCCCTGCGGGTTGACCACCGGCGAAACCCAGTAGACCTCGCCGTTGATCACGCCATAGTCGATCTCGGGATAGGCGCTGAGCACAACCGAAGTCGACTGGCCGGTCTGAAGATAGCGGACGTGCCGCTCGGGCGCCCGCGCCACGACCTGGTGATACCTGTCGTCGAAGATCTGGCCGAGCACTTCGTCGGCGTCGACCACCCGGCCGATACCCAGCGAGTGCAGCACGATCACGCCGTCCAGCGGCGCGGCGACGCTGCGGCGGGTCAGTTCGCCGCGGGCCCGTTCGAGTTCCGCTTCGAGCATGTTGATCTTCTTCCGCTGAACGTCGAGCATCGCCTCGCGCATCGCGGTGCGGTCGACGGCCAGACGGTCGCAGACCGCGCTGGCCAGATCGTAGGCGGCCTTGGCCTGGTTGAACTCGGTCTCGCTGGCCACCAGTTGCTCGTGGAGGGTCGAGACCCGCTGGTACTCGCGCTCAGCGTCGGCAAGCTGGATGCGGGCGTGCGTCAGCTCGCGGTCCTCCTGCTCCCGGTCGACCGCGAGTTTTCGTTCGAGATACTGGAGTTCCGCCGTCTGCTGCGCCAGCTCGCGCTCGCAGCGGACCACCTCCGACCGCTCCACCTCGCACGAAAGCCTCAGGATCACCTGCCCCTCGGTAACCCGGTCGCCCGACTCGAGCAGGATCGCCTCGATCGGGCCCTTGCTGCCCGCGCGGATCACCGCGTCGCGGGCCGAGAGGATATTGCCGTACGAAGCGACGTAGAAGTTCGTCGGTATGAAATACAGGGCCGCCGGAATGGCAACCGCGATCAGTCCCGTCCCCGCCAGAATCCGCTTTCCCCATCCGGACCGACCCGCCCCCGCGGGCTTCCGCTCTGCTTGCTCAGCCATCGCCGTTCCACCAGACTCTTTCCCTCACGTCCAACCGCCGACCGACGGCGGTCGCGACGCTTTGAGCTCATCAGCACCCGGCGAACCTGCCGAAAATAGGGCAAGGGGCCGATGCGCCGATTTCATGACCAAAATACTGCAGCTTGTATCGACATTCCAGATCAAAACCGACACAAAATGGCTGGCCCGACTGCTGCCGGCCATCGATCGCAACCGATTCGAGCTGACCGTCGCGGCATTTTACGACGACGGTCCGGCTCGGGCCCAGTTTGAACGACATGGGATCGCGTGTCGCCTGCTCGGCGTGCGATCGGCGTGGGATGGCCGGTCGCTGGTCTCGCCTTTACGGCTGATCGAACGGCTGAGGCCCGACCTGGTCCACACGCACTTGCTGCGGGCGGACCTGTTCGGCGGCCTGGCCGCGGCGATGACCGGCACGCCGCTGGTCTCGACGGTCTACGCCCACGGCCCCTACCGCCGCCAGTACCGCCGGCCCGGCCTGGATGCCCTCCTGGACCGGCTGACCGTGCGGCTGCCCGATCGGATCGTCGCGGTTTGCCGCGATATCAAATTGGACTTGGTCAGGCGTCTTGGCGTTCCCGATTGCCGAGTCGCGGTCATCCACACGGGCATGGACCCGCTGGAGACCGCGCCGGCCGACGTTGACCGCGTTCGGCGGCAGTATGACCTGCCTTCGGACCGGCCGGTCGTCATGGTCCCAGCCCGCCTGAGCTACGAAAAGGGTATCGACACCCTGCTGCGGGCGGTCAGGGCCTTCCTGGACCGCGGCGGACGGGCGGCGTTCCTGATCGCTGGAACGGGCGCCCTTGAGACCGAGTTGCACAACCTGGCCCAGCGTCTGGACCTACAGCCGCACGTGCGGTTCCTCGGCTTCGTGCATGACATTGAGCTGCTTCTGGCGGCGGCGGACCTCGTTGTCCTACCGTCGTACTCCGAGGGCCTGCCCAACGCCGCACTCGAGACCTTCGCCGCGGCCCGGCCGCTGGTCGCCTCAGCCGTCGGCGGGATCAACGACCTGGCCGAATACGATCCGCGGGCCATCGTGCGGGTCGAACCGGGCCGACCGCTTGATCTGGCCGATAGAATACTAGAGGTGCTCCGCAGCCCCAGCCTCGCGGCCGACCTTGCCGACCGAGGATTACGTATAATTAAGCGGAACCTTGCGACCGCCCGTGTAGCGGCAGAGTATGAACGACTATACGTTTCACTGTTACAATCTGAACCCTAGCCATACCAAGGCGGATGCGTTCGTCGAATTCGACGGCTATCGGATCTGGAACCTCGGGGCTGCGCGGTTCGTCAATGAACTGGCCGCCCGGGCACAGGCTCGTCGCCCGACGCGCGCATTCTATTTAAACGCCTGGACTTATGTGCTGGCCGCGTCCGATAAGGCGTTTCGCCAAACGATCCGGACCGCGGATATCCTGTATCCCGACGGGATCAGTGTTACCGGGGCGTGCCGTCTGGCCGGGGTTGGCAGGCCCGCGCGGATGACCGCGGGCGACTTTTTCGAAGATTTTTGCCGGACCGCCCAGGACGCGAGGCTGAAGGTCTACTTCCTGGCGGGCAAGCCGTACGTGATCGACCGGGCGATGCTTCGCCTGCGGTCACGGTTCCCACGGCTGGAGATCGTGGGCCATCATCACGGCTATCTGGGTGAGAGGCCCGAGTTGACCGATTTTGTGATCGGCGAGATCAACCGCCGTCGGCCGGATGTGCTGGTGGTGGGCATGGGCTCGCCCAAGCAGGAGAGTTTCGTTGCCCGTCACAGCGGGCGGCTGGATGTCCCGGTGGTCTGGACCGTTGGAGCGATGCTGGACTACGTCGCCGGGACCGAACGGCTGGCCCCGCGCTGGGTCGGGCGGGCCGGTCTCGAGTGGCTCTATCGGCTCTGGCAGGACCCAGCGGGCAAGTGGAAGCGGTATCTCTTAGGCAACGCGGAATTCGTGGCCCGCGTATCGGTGGCGGCGATCAGGGAGAGGGTGAGAGTGTAATGAGTACAGCTTATAAGCTCGACTACAGCGGCGGGATCGGCCCGACGCTGGCCATGCCGCTTCGCCTGCCGGAGCAGTACAACCCGGATGGCTGGACACACCTGCATGTCTGGCCCGCGTCAACGTGGAACGAGGTCCTGCGCCGGACGATCGACGTCGCGGGCAGCATCGTCCTGCTTCTGCTGACGCTGCCGGTCATGGCGGCCGCCATCCTGGCCATCCGTCTGACCAGCCGCGGGCCGGCTGTCTTCAGGCAGGTCCGCGCCGGCCGGTACGGTCAGCCGTTCGTCATGTACAAATTGCGCACGATGCGCCATAACGCCCCGCACTTGCGACTCGCCGAGCAGGACGAAGGGCGTAACGGCCCAGCCTTCAAGCTCCGCAACGACCCGCGCGTGACCCACATCGGACGGCTGCTGAGAAGGACCAGTATCGACGAACTGCCGCAACTGCTCAACGTGCTGCGCGGCGAGATGTCGCTGGTCGGACCGCGGCCGCTGCCGCTGCACCAGGTGCGACTCGAAACGCTGTCGGAACGGGCGAGAATCTCGGTCAAGCCGGGCCTGACCGGCCTCTGGCAGGTCTCCGGCCGGGCCGACATCCCCTACGACGAATGGGTCGAACTGGACCTCTACTACGTCCAGCACCGCTCCATCCGCCTCGACCTGCAAATCCTCCTCAAAACCATCCCCGCCGTCCTGACCTGCCGCGGCGCGTACTGAGCCTTCACCCAAGTTCCGCACGGAACACGCGGACTGCGCGGGAAGGCGGTCCGGCCTCCAGATGTGGACTTGGTCTTGTCTATCCCGCTACGCAGTCTCTCCACGCGGTCACCTGATAGTGGCGGATTTTCGTTAAGTTGCGCTTGCAATGTCTGTTTGGGGGGGCTAAAATCAGGGTTTTCCATGGCTTGCAGGATGATGGGCGGCGAAGGCCGCAGCCGGGGCGTCTGCCCCTAACCGCCCTGCATAAAACAGCTTACAGGAGCTCGGCAAATGCCTAGAGAGTGCTACTTCACGGGTAAGAAGACGACCGCGGGCCGGACCATTTCCCGTCGCGGCAAGGCCAAATACCTCGGCGGCGTCGGTATCAAGACCACCGGGATCGAGAAACGCACGTTCAAGCCGAACATCCAGACGGTTCGGGCGGTCATCGACGGCAAGCCGGTCCGGATCAAGGTCTCGGCCAAGGCCATCCGCATGGGCCTGGTCGAAAAGCCGCTCAAGCGGAATTGGAAGCCCCAGCCGACTGAGGCCGCCAGCGAGTAGGCAATCGGTACACCGATCAAGGGCACCTCTGTCGTGCCCTTTTTCTTGCGCCGCGTATTAACTGGTAGTCCATTTTTTGGAATAATAGTCCCTACGGCCCAAGTCGAGGAGAGCGCGATGAATCTGGTGGAACTGGCGATCCGGATCAAGGGGCTCCGCAAGGCGCGGGAACTGACGCTGGAGGAACTGGCTGGGCGAACGGGGTTGACCGGGAGCATGTTGAGTAAGATTGAGAATTTCCGGGTCACCCCGTCCCTACCGGGGCTGTCGCGGATCGCCGAGGGGCTGGGCGTGACGCTCTCGGAGCTGTTCGAGGGACTCGACGAGCGGCCCAAACTGACCGTCGTGAAGGCAGACCACCGGCGGCGGCTCTCGCGTGACGACTCGCCGTGGATCTACTGGTCGCTGGCGGCTGGGCCCAGCGGACGGGTGATGGATCCCTTCATGATTGAGATTCCGCCGGGCGAGCAGCGGCGCGAGGCCGCCGCCCACGAGGGCGAGGAGTTCATGCTCGTGCTCGAAGGACCGGTCGATTACGTCTACGGCTGCGAGACGCACCAACTGGAGACCGGCGACAGCGTCTACGACGTCGGTAACGAGGTGCATACGCTGGTCAACCGGTCGGACCATACGGTACGGCTGATGGTGGTGTACTGCAATCCCAGGTAAGAAGGGCCGCTGGTCGCGACGATGTCGGGCTGGCGTTTGGTTATGGACCGAAGCATCCTGTTTGCGTTGTGCAGCCTCCTGTTCGCCGGGGTTAATGACCTGGTCTTCAAGAAACAGGCGACCAGCGGGTACGGCCGCGGCCAGTACATGTCGATCGCCGGAGTGGTCTGGGCGGCGTTCTTCGTGGGGTGGGGCTTGATTCACGGGCGTACCGACGTGGCCTGGCAGGCGATCGCCTGGGGCGCAGCCGCGGGCACGTTATCCGTGTCCGCCAACTACCTCCTGATCGCCAGCCTTCGCCAGCTCGACGCCAGTGTCGGAGCGACGATCTACCGCTTGAACATGGTGGCCGCCGCGCTGATTGCGGTGGTGTTCCTCGGCGAGCCGTTGGGAGCGGTCAAGTCGCTGGGACTGACCGCCGGTGCGGCGTCGGTGGTCATGTTCTCGCTGGGCAATGGAAAAAAGTCGCTGCGCAGCGTGTTGACCGGGGCGATGATGATGGTGGTCACCGCCTCGCTGCTGCGGGCGTTGATGGGAATCACCTACAAGCTGGCGACCAGCGACTTTGCCGAACTGCAGGCGGCGGGACACGGTTCGCAGGACGAGTGGTTTCTGGCCGTTCAGGGCGGCATGTGGATGGTCGTCGGCTTTCTGTGTTCGGCGAGGTTCGAGGGCCGCCCACGCCTGACCGCCGGCAATGTCGTCTACGGGACGCTCAGCGGGCTGCTGATCTGCGGGATCGTGCTCTTTTTCGCATGGGCGCTGGCGGCCGGCCAGGCCAGTGTGGTGATCCCGATCGCCCAGATGAGCTTTCTGGTAACCGCCGTGCTGTCGCTGCCGGTGACGCGGGAGAAGCTCTCCGGCGCCAAAGCCGCCGGGCTGGGTCTGGCCGTGGCGGCGATCCTGCTGCTAAGCCGAACGTGAGAGCGGCACGGAACACGCGGGAGAAGACCATCCCTGAAGACCGGCGGAGATACAAAAAGCGGCGTCTCCGCGTGGGAAACGCCGCTTCGTGACAATCCAAATCCTGGGCCGCTATTCGGCCTTCTGCTCGCTTTGCGATTCCGGCTCGGCTGAGGCTTCCTCAGCCTTGGCTGCGGGCTTCTTGCCCTTGAGCAGACCGGCGGCGAACTGCTCGCGCATCTGGGTCTTCCTGCGGCGGCTGCCGCCGGTGCGCGTCCGCTTGGTCTTTTTCTCCACCGTCGGATCGACCAGCTCGAGGTAGACGGTCGGCCCGCAGTCGCCCAGCCGCGGCTTGGGCAGGTGGATCACCCGCGTGTAACCGCCGGACACGTTGGCGTACTTCGGAGCGATCTCGGAGAAGACCTTGGCGACCAGGCGCGGTGCTTTGACCACGCGGTAGTTTTTGTCGCGCTTCACGTCGGTCTCCTCGGCGTCCACGATGAACCGATCCTGGAGCATCGCGACCACCCGGCGGCGGGCGGTCAGGTCGCCCTTCCGCGCGATGGTGATGATCTTCTCGACGAACGGGCGGACGAACCGGGCCTTGGCCTCGGTCGTCTTGATCCGGCCGCTGATGAACAGGGCCGCGGCCAGGTTGCGCCGCAGGGCCCGTCGGTGGTCGGTATCGCGCGACAGTTTCTTTCCGGAAACCATATGTCTCATAGCGTCATTTCCTGTGGATGCTTAGGACTCCTGGGGCACGGCCATGCCGAGCGAGAGCCCCAGTTCGGACAGTTTACGTTTCACTTCCCGCAGCGAGGTCTTTCCGAAGCTGCGGACCTTCAGCAGGTCGGCTTCGCTGCGCACGACCAGCTCGCCCAACGTCGAAATGTTGGCCGCCTCCAGGCAGTTCGTGGCCCGGACCGACAGGTCCAGTTCCTGGATGCTCATGTCGAGCTTCTCCCGGAGCGCCTCGTCCATGCCGCCGCCGGCGGCTTCCTCTGCCAGGCCTTCAACCGTCGCCGTTTCGACGCCCAGCTCGCTGAGCTGGACGAACGGGTTCATGTGCTTCCGGAGGATCTTGGCCGCCTCGACCAGCGCCATCTCGGGGCTGATCGTGCCCTTGGTCCAGATCTCCATGACCAGCCGGTCGTAGTTGGTCTTCTGGCCGACCCGGGTGTCCTCGGTCTGGTAGCGGACCCGCACCACCGGCGAGAAGAGGGAATCGACCGCGATCACGCCGATCTCCTCCTCTTCCTGGGCGGCGATGTTCTCGGCCGCGGTCACGTAGGACCGGCCCGACTGCACCGTCATCTCCATGGTGAACTCGACGTCGTCGGTGAGCGTGGCCACGAGCTGATCCGCATTGACGATGGTGATCGCCGGATCGGTCTCGATGTCCGACGCCCGGATCTCGCCCTTCTTCTTGCGGCTCACCTTCATCGTCTTGGGGCCGTCGCCTTCCATGCGAATGATCAGCGACTTGACGTTCAGGATGATGTCGGTGACATCCTCGTAAACGCCGTCGATGGCCATGAACTCATGGGTTACGCCGGAGATCTTCACGAACGACACCGCCGCCCCCTCGAGGCTCGAGAGGAGGATTCGCCGCAGGGAATTCCCGACGGTGGTCCCAAAGCCGCGCTCGAAGGGCTCGATGACGAACCTTCCGTAGGTCGGCGTCGAAACTTCCTTATCTATGGCAACTTGTGAGGGTAGCTCCAACCCGCGCCAACGTACACGCATTAGCACGCCTCCGCACAAAGGGTTTGTTATCGACTGGACAACTCGACGATCAACTGCTCCTCGACCGGGATCTGGACGTCCTCGCGCGTGGGCAGTCCCTTGACGGTTGCTTCGAGTTTCCCGCGATCGATTTCGAGCCACGGCTGAATCTGCCGGTTCGGGTCCATCTCCAAGAACGCCTTGACCGCCTTGGCCGACTTCTCGGTCGGCTTCAGCGTGACGGCGTCGCCCGGCCGCACCAGGTAGCTCGGGCGGTCGATCTTACGGCCGTTGACGCGGATGTGCCCGTGGGTGATCAACTCCCGGGCCGCCTTGCGCGACAGCCCGAAGCCCACCTTGTAGAGCACATTGTCGAGCCGGCGTTCGAGCAGAACGAGCAGGTTGACCCCGGTGTTGCCCTTGAGCCGCTCAGCCATGCGGAAGTAGATCATGAATTGCCGTTCCAGCACGCCGTAGTAGCGCTTGACCTTCTGCTTCTCGCGCAGACGCACCGCGTACTCGCTGGACTTTCCTCGGCGCCACGAGTGCTGTCCGGGCGGGTTGTTCCGGCCGGGGCGTTCCATGGCGCACTTGGCGGTGTGGCAGCGAATCCCCTTCAGGAGGAGCTTGATGCCTTCTCGCCGGCACTGACGACAGGATGGTCCTGTGATTCTACCCATGTCTCTATTCACTCACTTTATCAAGGTTCACTCGGTTATCGTCAAACACTAGACGCGCCTGCGCTTGGGAGGCCGGCAGCCGTTGTGCGGCAGCGGCGTGATGTCCTCGATCGACTGGATCCGCAGCCCGGAAGCCTGAAGGGCGGAAATCGCCGACTCGCGGCCGGAACCCGGGCCCTTGACCTTCACCTCCAGCTCGCTGACCCCGTACTTCTTGGCCGTGCTGGCCACCTGGTCAGCGGCCCGCTGGGCGGCGAACGGCGTGCTCTTGCGGGCGCCCTTGAAGCCGGCCGCTCCGGCCGAACCCCAGCAGAGCACCTCGCCGTTCATGTCGGTGATCGTGATGATCGTATTGTTGAACGTCGCTTTGATGAACGCGATCCCGCGAGGCACGTTCCGCCGGATCTTCTTCTTGCCTGGAGCCTTTTTAGCCACGATGCATCTCCTTCACGCCTTTCTTTCCGGCAACCGTCTTGCGCGGGCCCTTGCGGGTGCGGGCGTTCGTCCGCGTCCGCTGGCCGCGGGCCGGCAGCCCGCGCCGATGCCGCAGACCCCGGTAGCAGCCGATGTCCCGCAACCGGGCGATATTCTGCGCGACCTGGCGGCGAAGCTGCCCTTCGGTCACGTGGGCCCGGTCGATGATCGACGAGATCATACTGATCTGCTCGTCGGTCAGCTTGTTGGCCCGGATGTTCCCGTCGATGCGGGCCTCCTCCAGGATCTGCCGGGCCGTCTTGGGCCCGATCCCATAGATGTATCGCAGCGATACCTCTATGTGCTTGTCGTCCGGAATTTCCACGCCTGCTACGCGAGGCATATATCTAACTCCTTACGTCAAAGATAGTTACCAGCGACACCCGCGGCGTCCCCGCGTCACTTGCCCTGGCGCTGCTTGTGCCGCGGGTCGGTGCAGATCACCCGGACCACGCCCTTGCGGCGGATGATCTTG is from Phycisphaerae bacterium and encodes:
- the rplQ gene encoding 50S ribosomal protein L17 — encoded protein: MRHMVSGKKLSRDTDHRRALRRNLAAALFISGRIKTTEAKARFVRPFVEKIITIARKGDLTARRRVVAMLQDRFIVDAEETDVKRDKNYRVVKAPRLVAKVFSEIAPKYANVSGGYTRVIHLPKPRLGDCGPTVYLELVDPTVEKKTKRTRTGGSRRRKTQMREQFAAGLLKGKKPAAKAEEASAEPESQSEQKAE
- a CDS encoding sugar transferase, which produces MSTAYKLDYSGGIGPTLAMPLRLPEQYNPDGWTHLHVWPASTWNEVLRRTIDVAGSIVLLLLTLPVMAAAILAIRLTSRGPAVFRQVRAGRYGQPFVMYKLRTMRHNAPHLRLAEQDEGRNGPAFKLRNDPRVTHIGRLLRRTSIDELPQLLNVLRGEMSLVGPRPLPLHQVRLETLSERARISVKPGLTGLWQVSGRADIPYDEWVELDLYYVQHRSIRLDLQILLKTIPAVLTCRGAY
- the rpmB gene encoding 50S ribosomal protein L28, coding for MPRECYFTGKKTTAGRTISRRGKAKYLGGVGIKTTGIEKRTFKPNIQTVRAVIDGKPVRIKVSAKAIRMGLVEKPLKRNWKPQPTEAASE
- a CDS encoding cupin domain-containing protein — translated: MNLVELAIRIKGLRKARELTLEELAGRTGLTGSMLSKIENFRVTPSLPGLSRIAEGLGVTLSELFEGLDERPKLTVVKADHRRRLSRDDSPWIYWSLAAGPSGRVMDPFMIEIPPGEQRREAAAHEGEEFMLVLEGPVDYVYGCETHQLETGDSVYDVGNEVHTLVNRSDHTVRLMVVYCNPR
- a CDS encoding HlyD family efflux transporter periplasmic adaptor subunit, with the protein product MAEQAERKPAGAGRSGWGKRILAGTGLIAVAIPAALYFIPTNFYVASYGNILSARDAVIRAGSKGPIEAILLESGDRVTEGQVILRLSCEVERSEVVRCERELAQQTAELQYLERKLAVDREQEDRELTHARIQLADAEREYQRVSTLHEQLVASETEFNQAKAAYDLASAVCDRLAVDRTAMREAMLDVQRKKINMLEAELERARGELTRRSVAAPLDGVIVLHSLGIGRVVDADEVLGQIFDDRYHQVVARAPERHVRYLQTGQSTSVVLSAYPEIDYGVINGEVYWVSPVVNPQGSGDGTILVKARLTEIPPHVRLTAGMAAKLSVHVGQTNYLFKLIGILPRDRVQQDGNQRNTTTQPASGG
- a CDS encoding WecB/TagA/CpsF family glycosyltransferase; this translates as MNDYTFHCYNLNPSHTKADAFVEFDGYRIWNLGAARFVNELAARAQARRPTRAFYLNAWTYVLAASDKAFRQTIRTADILYPDGISVTGACRLAGVGRPARMTAGDFFEDFCRTAQDARLKVYFLAGKPYVIDRAMLRLRSRFPRLEIVGHHHGYLGERPELTDFVIGEINRRRPDVLVVGMGSPKQESFVARHSGRLDVPVVWTVGAMLDYVAGTERLAPRWVGRAGLEWLYRLWQDPAGKWKRYLLGNAEFVARVSVAAIRERVRV
- the rpsM gene encoding 30S ribosomal protein S13, which encodes MPRVAGVEIPDDKHIEVSLRYIYGIGPKTARQILEEARIDGNIRANKLTDEQISMISSIIDRAHVTEGQLRRQVAQNIARLRDIGCYRGLRHRRGLPARGQRTRTNARTRKGPRKTVAGKKGVKEMHRG
- a CDS encoding EamA family transporter; this translates as MDRSILFALCSLLFAGVNDLVFKKQATSGYGRGQYMSIAGVVWAAFFVGWGLIHGRTDVAWQAIAWGAAAGTLSVSANYLLIASLRQLDASVGATIYRLNMVAAALIAVVFLGEPLGAVKSLGLTAGAASVVMFSLGNGKKSLRSVLTGAMMMVVTASLLRALMGITYKLATSDFAELQAAGHGSQDEWFLAVQGGMWMVVGFLCSARFEGRPRLTAGNVVYGTLSGLLICGIVLFFAWALAAGQASVVIPIAQMSFLVTAVLSLPVTREKLSGAKAAGLGLAVAAILLLSRT
- the rpmJ gene encoding 50S ribosomal protein L36, yielding MKVRSSVKRICENCKIIRRKGVVRVICTDPRHKQRQGK
- the rpsD gene encoding 30S ribosomal protein S4 — translated: MGRITGPSCRQCRREGIKLLLKGIRCHTAKCAMERPGRNNPPGQHSWRRGKSSEYAVRLREKQKVKRYYGVLERQFMIYFRMAERLKGNTGVNLLVLLERRLDNVLYKVGFGLSRKAARELITHGHIRVNGRKIDRPSYLVRPGDAVTLKPTEKSAKAVKAFLEMDPNRQIQPWLEIDRGKLEATVKGLPTREDVQIPVEEQLIVELSSR
- a CDS encoding glycosyltransferase family 4 protein, encoding MTKILQLVSTFQIKTDTKWLARLLPAIDRNRFELTVAAFYDDGPARAQFERHGIACRLLGVRSAWDGRSLVSPLRLIERLRPDLVHTHLLRADLFGGLAAAMTGTPLVSTVYAHGPYRRQYRRPGLDALLDRLTVRLPDRIVAVCRDIKLDLVRRLGVPDCRVAVIHTGMDPLETAPADVDRVRRQYDLPSDRPVVMVPARLSYEKGIDTLLRAVRAFLDRGGRAAFLIAGTGALETELHNLAQRLDLQPHVRFLGFVHDIELLLAAADLVVLPSYSEGLPNAALETFAAARPLVASAVGGINDLAEYDPRAIVRVEPGRPLDLADRILEVLRSPSLAADLADRGLRIIKRNLATARVAAEYERLYVSLLQSEP
- a CDS encoding CDP-alcohol phosphatidyltransferase family protein, which codes for MGTSAIQPRSRHLAARVFADPIATARDSLARILVRLGVSPNVLTVLGMLLTLGAAWQLAAGADQTWDQVRPPAPFWAGLWLFGACAMDMLDGAVARVGNLKTAFGGILDSTMDRVSDIAIFGAIAIAFGRVENVTFQVLALLAMTNAVLISYIKARAEKELDDCSVGFWQRGERLVAVMLGCFLGHVATMVLILAVLPWTSVAGRLALCYRKLEGAKRQPNGGASGKAEMSLALKRRTWPHTLFAAAVAVTIIAVRIRPFNLSDLIR
- the rpsK gene encoding 30S ribosomal protein S11 — translated: MAKKAPGKKKIRRNVPRGIAFIKATFNNTIITITDMNGEVLCWGSAGAAGFKGARKSTPFAAQRAADQVASTAKKYGVSELEVKVKGPGSGRESAISALQASGLRIQSIEDITPLPHNGCRPPKRRRV
- a CDS encoding DNA-directed RNA polymerase subunit alpha, which encodes MRVRWRGLELPSQVAIDKEVSTPTYGRFVIEPFERGFGTTVGNSLRRILLSSLEGAAVSFVKISGVTHEFMAIDGVYEDVTDIILNVKSLIIRMEGDGPKTMKVSRKKKGEIRASDIETDPAITIVNADQLVATLTDDVEFTMEMTVQSGRSYVTAAENIAAQEEEEIGVIAVDSLFSPVVRVRYQTEDTRVGQKTNYDRLVMEIWTKGTISPEMALVEAAKILRKHMNPFVQLSELGVETATVEGLAEEAAGGGMDEALREKLDMSIQELDLSVRATNCLEAANISTLGELVVRSEADLLKVRSFGKTSLREVKRKLSELGLSLGMAVPQES